The following coding sequences are from one Streptomyces sp. NBC_01485 window:
- a CDS encoding SLATT domain-containing protein, translating into MQPEGPPQGDLAGRAFPLGDWGEPAERLDELYRWVERGALETVAWYLADRVWKRRGARVLRGGAAAGAVCGAALPLLDLARVMGGVAPWGYLALLLAVACVAVDRYFGLTSGWMRDVATAQAVQRRLQVLQFDWASESVREVLGPAEGTASEATERCLGVLRRFSEDVTDLVRAETGDWMVEFRSGATPVGIQAAVASGGRADVAGAGRFPSPPGVNARPNMPRQRPPEPR; encoded by the coding sequence ATGCAGCCCGAGGGTCCGCCTCAGGGCGACCTGGCCGGGCGGGCGTTTCCGCTCGGGGACTGGGGCGAGCCCGCCGAGCGGCTGGACGAGCTGTACCGGTGGGTGGAGCGCGGGGCGCTGGAGACCGTCGCCTGGTATCTCGCCGACCGGGTGTGGAAGCGGCGGGGCGCGCGGGTGCTGCGCGGCGGGGCGGCGGCGGGAGCGGTGTGCGGGGCCGCGCTGCCGTTGCTGGATCTGGCGCGGGTGATGGGCGGGGTCGCCCCCTGGGGATATCTGGCGCTGCTGCTGGCGGTGGCGTGCGTGGCGGTGGACCGGTACTTCGGGCTGACGTCCGGGTGGATGAGGGACGTGGCCACGGCGCAGGCCGTGCAGCGGCGGTTGCAGGTGTTGCAGTTCGACTGGGCCTCGGAGAGCGTCCGGGAGGTGCTGGGGCCGGCCGAGGGCACGGCGAGTGAGGCCACCGAGCGGTGTCTCGGGGTGCTGCGGCGGTTCTCGGAGGACGTCACGGACCTGGTGCGCGCGGAGACGGGCGACTGGATGGTCGAGTTCCGGAGCGGGGCCACTCCGGTGGGCATCCAGGCGGCGGTCGCCTCCGGCGGGCGGGCGGATGTGGCGGGCGCGGGGCGGTTCCCGTCGCCGCCCGGGGTGAACGCCCGGCCGAACATGCCCCGGCAGCGGCCACCGGAGCCGCGCTGA
- a CDS encoding YbaB/EbfC family nucleoid-associated protein, which translates to MIPGGGQPNMQQLLQQAQKMQQDLARAQEELATMEVDGQAGGGLVKATVTGSGELRALRIDPKAVDPDDTETLADLVVAAVHAANENAQTLQQQKLGPLAQGLGGGSGIPGLPF; encoded by the coding sequence GTGATTCCCGGTGGTGGCCAGCCCAACATGCAGCAGCTGCTCCAGCAGGCCCAGAAGATGCAGCAGGACCTGGCCCGTGCCCAGGAGGAACTGGCGACCATGGAGGTCGACGGGCAGGCGGGCGGCGGCCTGGTGAAGGCCACCGTGACCGGCTCCGGCGAGCTGCGCGCCCTCAGGATCGACCCGAAGGCGGTGGACCCGGACGACACCGAGACCCTCGCCGACCTGGTCGTGGCGGCCGTCCACGCGGCCAACGAGAACGCGCAGACGCTCCAGCAGCAGAAGCTCGGCCCGCTGGCCCAGGGCCTGGGCGGCGGCAGCGGCATCCCCGGACTGCCGTTCTAG
- the recR gene encoding recombination mediator RecR yields MYEGVVQDLIDELGRLPGVGPKSAQRIAFHILQAEPTDVRRLAQCLMEVKAKVRFCATCGNVAQEERCGICRDPRRDPTVICVVEEPKDVVAVERTREFRGTYHVLGGAISPIEGVGPDDLRIRELLARLADGSVTELILATDPNLEGEATATYLARMIKPMGLKVTRLASGLPVGGDLEYADEVTLGRAFEGRRLLDV; encoded by the coding sequence TTGTACGAAGGCGTGGTCCAGGACCTCATCGACGAGCTGGGGCGGCTGCCCGGCGTCGGTCCCAAGAGCGCGCAGCGGATCGCCTTCCACATCCTGCAGGCGGAGCCGACGGACGTACGGCGGCTCGCGCAGTGCCTGATGGAGGTCAAGGCGAAGGTCCGCTTCTGCGCGACCTGCGGCAATGTGGCGCAGGAGGAGCGGTGCGGCATCTGCCGCGACCCGCGCCGCGACCCGACGGTGATCTGTGTCGTCGAGGAGCCGAAGGACGTCGTCGCGGTCGAGCGCACGCGCGAGTTCCGCGGCACGTACCACGTCCTGGGCGGCGCGATCAGCCCCATCGAGGGCGTCGGCCCCGATGACCTGCGGATACGAGAACTTCTGGCCCGGCTGGCCGACGGTTCGGTGACGGAACTGATCCTGGCCACGGACCCCAACCTGGAGGGCGAGGCGACAGCCACCTACCTCGCCCGCATGATCAAGCCCATGGGCCTGAAGGTCACCCGCCTGGCCAGCGGCCTCCCGGTGGGCGGCGACCTGGAATACGCGGACGAGGTCACCCTCGGCCGCGCCTTCGAGGGGAGACGACTCCTAGATGTCTGA
- a CDS encoding DUF5063 domain-containing protein, with protein sequence MSDATLHATDQSPDDFAVQIADQVESFLVAVTEVAKGDEPGLAVPFLLLEVSQLLLAGGRLGAHEDILPDERYEPDPGFEPDADELRENLARLLEPVDVYSEVFDPYEPRKAPVPARISDDLADVIADLRHGMVHYRAGRTTEALWWWQFSYFSNWGSTASATLRALHSVLAHVRLDQPLEELDGLDTDQSPLGDETLEFEAGRVMAEEIGEHLGARPAN encoded by the coding sequence ATGTCTGACGCCACGCTGCACGCGACCGACCAGAGCCCGGACGACTTCGCGGTCCAGATCGCGGACCAGGTCGAAAGCTTCCTGGTAGCCGTCACGGAGGTGGCGAAGGGCGACGAGCCGGGTCTGGCGGTCCCCTTCCTCCTCCTGGAGGTCTCCCAGCTCCTCCTGGCCGGCGGCCGTCTCGGCGCCCACGAGGACATCCTCCCCGACGAGCGCTACGAGCCCGACCCGGGCTTCGAGCCGGACGCGGACGAGCTCCGCGAGAACCTGGCCAGGCTGCTGGAACCGGTGGACGTCTACTCCGAGGTCTTCGACCCCTACGAGCCCCGCAAGGCGCCTGTGCCGGCCCGGATCTCCGACGACCTCGCCGACGTCATCGCCGACCTGCGCCACGGCATGGTCCACTACCGCGCGGGCCGCACCACCGAGGCCCTGTGGTGGTGGCAGTTCTCCTACTTCTCCAACTGGGGCTCCACCGCCTCGGCAACCCTGCGCGCCCTCCACTCGGTCCTCGCCCACGTACGCCTGGACCAGCCCCTGGAAGAACTCGACGGCCTCGACACCGACCAGAGCCCCCTGGGCGACGAGACGTTGGAGTTCGAGGCGGGCCGCGTGATGGCGGAGGAGATCGGCGAACACCTGGGCGCACGCCCGGCGAACTAG
- a CDS encoding PhzF family phenazine biosynthesis protein, giving the protein MDVLRYVAFATDPAGGNPAGVVLDATGADDATMLATAAEVGYSETAFVVPSDDGTLTVRYFSPLAEVPFCGHATIATAVAHADRHGTGPLSLRTNVGTVAVTTAVADDGTTVATLVSVAPRTEPLAGPDLAELLSALRWSADELDPALPPRAAYAGAWHPVIAAADRGRLADLDYDMPALTALMARRGWTTVDLVWRESPTVFHARNAFPPGGVVEDPATGAAAAAFGGYLRELELIATPVTLTIRQGEDMGRPSTITVSVPTDLASGIAVTGTAVPI; this is encoded by the coding sequence ATGGACGTTCTGCGCTACGTCGCCTTCGCCACCGACCCGGCCGGGGGCAACCCGGCGGGTGTGGTGCTCGACGCCACCGGCGCCGACGACGCGACCATGCTGGCGACGGCGGCCGAAGTCGGGTACTCGGAAACGGCGTTCGTGGTGCCGTCCGACGACGGCACGCTGACCGTCCGCTACTTCAGCCCGCTCGCGGAGGTGCCGTTCTGCGGCCACGCGACGATCGCCACGGCGGTCGCCCACGCCGACCGGCACGGCACCGGGCCACTGAGCCTGCGCACCAACGTGGGCACCGTCGCCGTCACCACCGCCGTGGCCGACGACGGGACGACCGTGGCGACCCTGGTGAGCGTCGCCCCGCGCACGGAGCCCCTCGCCGGGCCCGACCTGGCCGAGCTGCTGTCGGCGCTGCGCTGGTCCGCCGACGAGCTGGACCCGGCGCTGCCGCCCCGCGCGGCCTACGCCGGTGCCTGGCATCCGGTCATCGCCGCGGCCGACCGCGGCCGGCTGGCCGACCTCGACTACGACATGCCCGCGCTGACCGCCCTCATGGCCCGCCGGGGCTGGACCACCGTCGACCTGGTCTGGCGGGAGTCACCCACGGTCTTCCACGCCCGCAACGCCTTCCCGCCCGGCGGGGTCGTCGAGGACCCGGCCACCGGCGCGGCGGCGGCAGCCTTCGGCGGCTACCTGCGCGAACTCGAACTCATCGCCACACCCGTCACCTTGACGATCCGTCAGGGCGAGGACATGGGCCGCCCGAGCACCATCACGGTGTCCGTACCAACAGACCTTGCCAGCGGAATCGCCGTCACGGGCACGGCCGTTCCCATCTGA
- a CDS encoding SgcJ/EcaC family oxidoreductase, with product MTRKTRIRAALVTAAALATAATVTVGVSAAGNDKPANPTKKQIAALFDGWNAALQTGDPKKVADRYAKDAVLLPTVSNKVRTDRAGIVDYFDHFVANKPFGTKIETHVNILDSDSAIDTGVYKFDLTDHDTGKKKEVVARYTYEYEKRDGVWKIVNHHSSAMPEG from the coding sequence ATGACCCGCAAGACCCGCATACGCGCCGCCCTCGTCACCGCTGCCGCCCTTGCCACCGCCGCCACGGTGACGGTCGGGGTCAGTGCGGCCGGCAACGACAAGCCCGCGAACCCGACCAAGAAGCAGATCGCCGCCCTCTTCGACGGCTGGAACGCGGCGCTGCAGACCGGCGACCCGAAGAAGGTGGCCGACCGCTACGCCAAGGACGCGGTCCTGCTGCCCACCGTCTCCAACAAGGTCCGCACCGACCGCGCCGGCATCGTCGACTACTTCGACCACTTCGTGGCGAACAAGCCGTTCGGCACGAAGATCGAGACGCACGTCAACATCCTCGACAGCGACTCCGCCATCGACACCGGTGTCTACAAGTTCGACCTCACCGACCACGACACCGGCAAGAAGAAGGAAGTCGTGGCCCGCTACACCTACGAGTACGAGAAGCGTGACGGCGTGTGGAAGATCGTCAACCACCACTCGTCCGCGATGCCCGAGGGCTGA
- a CDS encoding HAMP domain-containing sensor histidine kinase, whose product MIKQLIRSYVLLVAVAIGLFTVPVAFTLTSQLRGDTDHSVTREAATMALLLGNGDTASCQALEKMAKAYDAETTKDKVQVQLATKETNGTKGQPCATAIPAPHPDAALTKALRQGDSTTDWGSQFIWGRNLVITVPAKHDGEVVGAVRVVYSTSGLTSRLWTIWGFRAGLAVVVLGVAALIGAAAARRITAPLRQLNDMASKFSDGDLTARSPVTGPQETQTLARTLNQAGERLEALIASQRIFVADASHQLRTPLTALRLSLDNIADGVDDEFVREDVEQATAEVVRMSRLVNGLLVLARAEAKVTAAEPLSLTDIVAERLSVWRPAADERGVTIALWGSGADDRPSVLASPGHLDQVLDNVLSNALEVSPDGGTITVRTESKGDKVVLSVLDEGPGMSDAEKSRAFDRFWRGQGLTGRSGSGLGLAVVKQLVTDDGGAVTLVDAPGGGLGVRLTLRATQRTG is encoded by the coding sequence ATGATCAAGCAGCTCATCCGCAGCTACGTGCTGCTGGTCGCCGTCGCCATCGGCCTGTTCACCGTGCCGGTGGCCTTCACGCTGACCTCCCAGTTGCGCGGGGACACCGACCACTCCGTGACGCGCGAGGCGGCCACCATGGCGCTGCTCCTGGGCAACGGGGACACCGCGTCCTGCCAGGCGCTGGAGAAGATGGCCAAGGCGTACGACGCCGAGACGACCAAGGACAAGGTCCAGGTCCAGCTCGCGACGAAGGAGACGAACGGAACAAAGGGACAGCCGTGCGCGACGGCCATCCCCGCCCCCCACCCGGACGCGGCCCTGACGAAGGCCCTCCGGCAGGGGGACTCCACCACCGACTGGGGCTCGCAGTTCATCTGGGGCCGCAACCTGGTGATCACGGTCCCGGCGAAGCACGACGGCGAGGTCGTCGGCGCCGTACGGGTCGTCTACTCGACGTCCGGACTCACCAGCAGGCTGTGGACGATCTGGGGCTTCCGCGCGGGCCTCGCGGTGGTGGTGCTGGGCGTGGCCGCGCTGATCGGCGCGGCGGCGGCCCGCCGGATCACCGCCCCGCTGCGCCAGCTCAACGACATGGCGAGCAAGTTCAGCGACGGCGACCTGACCGCCCGCTCCCCCGTGACGGGCCCCCAGGAGACCCAGACCCTGGCCCGCACCCTCAACCAGGCGGGCGAACGCCTCGAAGCCCTGATCGCCTCGCAGCGGATCTTCGTCGCGGACGCGTCGCACCAGCTCAGGACCCCGCTGACGGCGCTCCGTCTCTCCCTGGACAACATCGCCGACGGCGTCGACGACGAGTTCGTCCGGGAGGACGTGGAGCAGGCGACCGCAGAGGTGGTGCGGATGAGCCGCCTGGTCAACGGGCTGCTGGTGCTGGCACGGGCCGAGGCCAAGGTGACGGCCGCCGAGCCGCTGTCCCTGACGGACATCGTGGCCGAACGGCTGTCGGTATGGAGGCCGGCCGCCGACGAGCGCGGAGTCACCATCGCGCTGTGGGGGAGCGGTGCCGACGACCGGCCGTCTGTGCTGGCCAGCCCCGGTCATCTGGACCAGGTGCTGGACAACGTGCTCTCGAACGCCCTGGAGGTCTCACCGGACGGCGGGACGATCACCGTCCGGACGGAGTCGAAGGGCGACAAGGTGGTGCTGTCGGTCCTCGACGAGGGTCCGGGCATGTCCGACGCGGAGAAGTCCCGCGCCTTCGACCGCTTCTGGCGCGGCCAGGGCCTCACCGGGCGCTCCGGTTCCGGTCTCGGCCTCGCCGTCGTCAAACAACTGGTGACGGACGACGGCGGGGCGGTGACGCTGGTGGACGCGCCCGGGGGCGGGCTGGGCGTACGCCTCACCCTGCGGGCGACGCAACGCACCGGGTGA
- a CDS encoding response regulator transcription factor: MHVLLVEDDEPVAESLRRGLQRYGFEVDWVSTGAAALAHADPYDVVLLDLGLPDTDGLDVCRALRERGNVPIIVISARSDETDRVVGLELGADDYVSKPFGVREVIARIRAVMRRVQPRAADESATGGADRYGTRLTIDRKAARVHVAGEEVALAPKEYDLLAFLTEEPGALMSREQIMEAVWDANWFGPTKTLDVHVAALRRKFAGVITVEAVRGVGFRLEIVSDGAAQGSGTQGSGGPGSGGQGSGGPAS; encoded by the coding sequence GTGCACGTACTCCTGGTGGAAGACGACGAACCGGTCGCCGAGTCGCTGCGGCGCGGGCTGCAGCGCTACGGATTCGAGGTCGACTGGGTGAGCACGGGCGCCGCCGCCCTCGCCCACGCCGACCCCTACGACGTCGTGCTCCTGGACCTCGGCCTGCCCGACACCGACGGCCTCGACGTCTGCCGTGCCCTGCGCGAGCGCGGCAATGTGCCGATCATCGTGATCAGCGCCCGCAGCGACGAGACGGACCGGGTGGTGGGCCTGGAACTGGGCGCCGACGACTACGTGTCCAAGCCGTTCGGGGTGCGCGAGGTGATCGCGCGGATACGAGCGGTGATGCGGCGCGTCCAGCCGCGCGCGGCCGACGAGAGCGCGACCGGCGGCGCGGACCGCTACGGGACCCGGCTGACCATCGACCGCAAGGCGGCCCGGGTCCACGTGGCCGGCGAGGAGGTCGCGCTCGCGCCGAAGGAGTACGACCTGCTGGCCTTCCTCACCGAGGAGCCGGGGGCGCTGATGTCGCGCGAGCAGATCATGGAAGCGGTCTGGGACGCGAACTGGTTCGGGCCGACGAAGACCCTGGACGTTCATGTCGCGGCGCTGCGGCGGAAGTTCGCCGGGGTCATCACCGTCGAGGCGGTCCGGGGCGTCGGCTTCCGCCTGGAGATCGTGAGCGACGGCGCAGCCCAGGGATCCGGCACCCAAGGATCTGGTGGTCCGGGCTCCGGTGGTCAGGGCTCTGGCGGTCCGGCGTCATGA
- a CDS encoding aspartate kinase yields the protein MGLVVQKYGGSSVADAEGIKRVAKRIVEAKKNGHQVVVVVSAMGDTTDELIDLAEQVSPMPSGREFDMLLTAGERISMALLAMAIKNLGHSAQSFTGSQAGVITDSVHNKARIIDVTPGRIRTALDEGNIAIVAGFQGVSQDKKDITTLGRGGSDTTAVALAAALDAEVCEIYTDVDGVFTADPRVVKKAQKIDWIVFEDMLELAASGSKVLLHRCVEYARRYDIPIHVRSSFSGLQGTWVSSAPIRQIQQGDKPVEQAIISGVAHDTSEAKVTVVGVPDKPGEAAVIFRTIADAEINIDMIVQNVSAASTGLTDISFTLPKAEGRKAIDALEKNKAGIGFESLRYDDQIGKISLVGAGMKTNPGVTADFFKALADAGVNIELISTSEIRISVVTRADDVNEAVRAVHTAFGLDSDSDEAVVYGGTGR from the coding sequence GTGGGCCTTGTCGTGCAGAAGTACGGAGGCTCCTCCGTAGCCGATGCCGAGGGCATCAAGCGCGTCGCCAAGCGGATCGTGGAAGCGAAGAAGAACGGCCACCAGGTGGTCGTCGTCGTTTCCGCGATGGGCGACACGACGGACGAGCTGATCGATCTCGCCGAGCAGGTGTCACCGATGCCCAGCGGCCGGGAATTCGACATGCTGCTGACCGCCGGAGAGCGGATCTCCATGGCGCTGCTGGCGATGGCGATCAAGAACCTGGGCCACAGCGCCCAGTCGTTCACCGGCAGCCAGGCGGGCGTCATCACCGACTCCGTCCACAACAAAGCCCGGATCATCGATGTCACGCCGGGCCGCATCCGGACCGCGCTGGACGAGGGCAACATCGCCATCGTCGCCGGGTTCCAGGGTGTCAGCCAGGACAAGAAGGACATCACGACCCTGGGGCGCGGTGGGTCCGACACGACCGCCGTCGCGCTCGCCGCCGCGCTCGACGCCGAGGTCTGCGAGATCTACACCGACGTCGACGGCGTGTTCACCGCCGACCCGCGCGTGGTGAAGAAGGCGCAGAAGATCGACTGGATCGTCTTCGAGGACATGCTGGAGCTCGCGGCCTCCGGTTCCAAGGTGCTGCTCCACCGCTGTGTGGAGTACGCCCGCCGCTACGACATCCCGATCCACGTCCGGTCCAGCTTCAGCGGACTGCAGGGCACGTGGGTCAGCAGTGCGCCGATCCGACAGATTCAGCAAGGGGACAAGCCGGTGGAGCAGGCCATCATCTCCGGTGTCGCGCACGACACCTCCGAGGCCAAGGTCACGGTCGTCGGCGTGCCGGACAAGCCGGGCGAGGCCGCCGTGATCTTCCGGACGATCGCCGACGCCGAGATCAACATCGACATGATCGTGCAGAACGTGTCCGCCGCGTCCACCGGACTGACGGACATCTCCTTCACGCTCCCCAAGGCGGAGGGCCGCAAGGCCATCGACGCCCTGGAGAAGAACAAGGCCGGCATCGGCTTCGAGTCGCTGCGCTACGACGACCAGATCGGGAAGATCTCGCTGGTCGGCGCGGGCATGAAGACCAACCCGGGCGTCACGGCCGACTTCTTCAAGGCGCTGGCCGACGCGGGCGTCAACATCGAGCTCATCTCGACCTCCGAGATCCGCATCTCGGTCGTCACCCGCGCCGATGACGTCAACGAGGCCGTGCGCGCCGTGCACACCGCCTTCGGACTCGACTCCGACAGCGACGAAGCCGTCGTCTACGGAGGCACCGGCCGCTGA
- a CDS encoding aspartate-semialdehyde dehydrogenase has protein sequence MPGNRPRTADTARPTLAVVGATGAVGTVMRQILSQRADVWGEIRLVASPRSAGRKLAVRGAEVEVLALSEEVFDGVDVAMFDVPDDVAAHWAPIAAAKGVVVVDNSGAFRMDPDVPLVVPEVNPHAVRTRPRGIVANPNCTTLSMIVALGALHAEYGLRELVVSSYQAVSGAGRAGIETLRQQIALVAGTELGTSPGDVRRAVGDNTGPFPEPVALNVVPWAGSLREDGWSSEEMKVRDESRKILGLPKLPVAVTCVRVPVVTTHSLTVHARFQDEVTVDGAREIIATAPGVVLFDNPAAGEFPTPADVVGTDPTWVGRVRRALDDPTALELFVCGDNLRKGAALNTAQIAELLAAEMA, from the coding sequence ATGCCCGGCAACCGGCCGCGGACGGCCGACACAGCGCGGCCCACGCTCGCGGTCGTGGGGGCGACCGGAGCCGTCGGCACCGTCATGCGCCAGATCCTGTCCCAGCGGGCGGACGTCTGGGGCGAGATCAGGCTCGTCGCCTCCCCGCGCTCGGCCGGCCGCAAGCTGGCCGTGCGCGGCGCGGAGGTCGAGGTGCTGGCCCTGTCGGAGGAGGTCTTCGACGGGGTCGACGTCGCCATGTTCGACGTCCCCGACGACGTCGCCGCGCACTGGGCGCCGATCGCCGCCGCCAAGGGGGTGGTCGTCGTCGACAACTCGGGCGCGTTCCGGATGGACCCGGACGTGCCGCTCGTCGTCCCCGAGGTCAATCCGCACGCGGTGCGGACCCGGCCGCGCGGGATCGTCGCCAACCCCAACTGCACGACCCTGTCGATGATCGTCGCCCTGGGCGCGCTGCACGCCGAGTACGGGCTGCGCGAGCTGGTGGTGTCGTCGTACCAGGCGGTGAGCGGGGCCGGGCGGGCCGGAATCGAGACGCTGCGGCAGCAGATCGCGCTGGTCGCCGGCACCGAGCTGGGGACCAGCCCCGGTGACGTGCGGCGGGCCGTCGGCGACAACACCGGGCCGTTCCCGGAACCGGTCGCGCTGAACGTCGTCCCGTGGGCCGGGTCGCTGCGCGAGGACGGCTGGTCGTCGGAGGAGATGAAGGTGCGGGACGAGTCCCGCAAGATCCTCGGGCTGCCCAAGCTGCCGGTGGCCGTGACCTGCGTGCGGGTCCCCGTCGTCACCACGCACTCGCTCACCGTCCACGCCCGCTTCCAGGACGAGGTCACCGTCGACGGGGCCCGCGAGATCATCGCGACGGCCCCCGGTGTCGTCCTCTTCGACAACCCGGCCGCGGGGGAGTTCCCCACGCCCGCCGACGTCGTCGGCACCGACCCGACCTGGGTGGGCCGGGTACGGCGGGCCCTCGACGACCCGACGGCGCTCGAACTGTTCGTGTGCGGCGACAACCTGCGCAAGGGCGCGGCCCTCAACACCGCGCAGATCGCGGAGCTGCTGGCGGCGGAGATGGCGTGA
- a CDS encoding SigE family RNA polymerase sigma factor, translating into MPVIAPMPAARPARVPSQRDGVEDTVAAGTTVDHLTETYRAHYRSLLGLAALLLDDTASCEDVVQEAFIRVHSARKRVRDPEKTLAYLRQTVVNLSRSALRRRILGLKLLSKPMPDMASAEEGAYDQLERDSLIKAMKNLQRRQREVLVLRYFADMTEAQVAETLGVSIGSVKAYGSRGIAALRIAMEASA; encoded by the coding sequence ATGCCGGTGATCGCGCCCATGCCCGCAGCGCGGCCCGCCCGCGTACCCAGCCAGCGTGACGGCGTCGAGGACACGGTCGCGGCCGGTACCACCGTCGACCACCTCACCGAGACCTACCGGGCCCACTACCGCTCGCTGCTCGGCCTCGCCGCCCTCCTCCTCGACGACACCGCCTCCTGCGAGGACGTCGTCCAGGAGGCCTTCATCCGCGTCCACTCCGCGCGCAAACGCGTCCGCGACCCGGAGAAGACCCTCGCCTACCTCCGTCAGACGGTCGTCAACCTCTCCCGCTCCGCCCTGCGCCGCCGCATCCTCGGCCTGAAGCTGCTCTCCAAGCCGATGCCGGACATGGCCAGCGCGGAGGAGGGCGCCTACGACCAGTTGGAGCGCGACTCGCTCATCAAGGCGATGAAGAACCTCCAGCGCCGGCAGCGCGAGGTCCTCGTGCTGCGCTACTTCGCGGACATGACCGAGGCCCAGGTCGCCGAGACCCTCGGCGTCTCCATCGGCTCGGTCAAGGCGTACGGCTCACGCGGCATCGCCGCCCTGCGCATAGCCATGGAGGCGTCGGCGTGA
- a CDS encoding SURF1 family protein: MYRFLLTSRWWEINVFVLLAIPFCVFMGSWQLSRFEARVDDHRDAKAQAESARTDPARPLAELLPVDKATSGRQTTATGRYSTQLLVPDRESGGKNGYYVLTLLRTDGGRALPVVRGWLPGDADSAKAPAPPAGEVTVTGALQASEQPGDNGVSARGGLPAGQTAAISAASLVNLVPYDLYDAWVTLDTAAPGMTAVPAKAPADTGLDLKAFQNLGYTGEWFVFAGFVVFMWFRLLRREVEFIRDAELGIVPEGTEETGEADNKAHETGGPHVSTVQDDASTPVR; the protein is encoded by the coding sequence GTGTACCGGTTTCTGCTGACTTCCCGCTGGTGGGAGATCAACGTCTTCGTGCTGCTGGCCATCCCCTTCTGCGTGTTCATGGGGTCCTGGCAGCTCAGCCGGTTCGAGGCGCGGGTGGACGACCACCGCGACGCGAAGGCGCAGGCCGAGTCCGCCCGTACGGACCCCGCGCGGCCCCTGGCCGAACTGCTGCCCGTGGACAAGGCGACCTCCGGCAGGCAGACCACCGCCACCGGCCGCTACAGCACACAACTGCTGGTGCCCGACCGGGAGTCGGGCGGCAAGAACGGCTACTACGTACTGACCCTGCTGCGCACCGACGGCGGCAGGGCGCTGCCCGTCGTACGCGGCTGGCTGCCCGGCGACGCCGACTCGGCGAAGGCCCCGGCGCCGCCCGCCGGCGAGGTCACCGTCACCGGCGCGCTCCAGGCGTCCGAGCAGCCCGGCGACAACGGGGTGAGCGCCCGGGGCGGCCTGCCGGCCGGGCAGACCGCGGCGATCAGCGCGGCCTCGCTCGTCAACCTCGTGCCCTACGACCTCTACGACGCCTGGGTCACCCTCGACACCGCGGCCCCCGGGATGACGGCGGTGCCCGCGAAGGCGCCGGCCGACACCGGCCTCGACCTGAAGGCGTTCCAGAACCTCGGCTACACCGGCGAGTGGTTCGTCTTCGCCGGGTTCGTGGTGTTCATGTGGTTCCGGCTGCTGCGCCGCGAGGTGGAGTTCATCCGGGACGCGGAACTCGGGATCGTCCCCGAGGGGACAGAGGAGACCGGCGAGGCCGACAACAAGGCCCACGAGACCGGCGGGCCGCACGTGTCAACGGTTCAGGACGACGCCAGCACGCCCGTCCGGTAG